The stretch of DNA TGGAATTTTATCGCTGAAAATGAGCTGATTGTTTGTATATGATGCTGCTGGTGCTGTTACTATTCCATTTGCAGGTTCGCTTACAAAAACATTAGCAGAAACTGGAGAAATGAAAAAAAGGATAATTAAAAAATATAAGGCCTTATTCATACAAACACCCGTAATAAAATTAAAATTGAGCTTCAATTTCATTTTGTTCCATGATTCTTTCGCAGTAATAGCACCTTAAACTTACCGGTTTTTTTCCTGTAACATGAAATTTTGTTTTTACAGGTTCATCGGTATTGGTAATGCAGTTTGGGTTTGGACATTCTAAAATATCATTTATTTCATCTAAAAGAGTAACTTTACTTTTTTCTACAATCTCATAGTCTCTGATGATGTTAATTGTTGCTAAAGGTGCTATAAGTGCAATTTTATCAACCTCTTTAGGTTTAAGTTCTCTTCCCTCTATCTTAAC from Methanobacterium sp. encodes:
- the pyrI gene encoding aspartate carbamoyltransferase regulatory subunit → MKTPKKLKVKSIKNGTVIDHITSNKALSVLRILDLPDEKRTVTVAMNVSSSQMGSKDIVKIEGRELKPKEVDKIALIAPLATINIIRDYEIVEKSKVTLLDEINDILECPNPNCITNTDEPVKTKFHVTGKKPVSLRCYYCERIMEQNEIEAQF